The sequence below is a genomic window from Rhinoderma darwinii isolate aRhiDar2 unplaced genomic scaffold, aRhiDar2.hap1 Scaffold_462, whole genome shotgun sequence.
caatctccctctttctactgaggggggaatactgtgttcagttctctaagtgtctctctccatacacaggagtacacaatagtgaagaagacatcgggtgactgtacgagtcccatcatccatgagtcaggaggatggagcagtagtcccatcacagagcctccccctcactcccggatacatgagaagaagatcttagaactgatctacaagatgacggagctgctgactggagaggtgacactgctgggaatgctgggaaattctacagtaacagcactggaggtgtctgggtaatgactgtatcattgtgtgtgtcaggttcctataaggtgtcaggatgtcactgtctatctctccatggaggagtgggagtatctagaaggacacaaggatctgtacgaggaggtcatgatggaggactaccggccgcgcacatcacaaggtgagaagagacagatctatattggcattactgtgggcacaggctggactggTGGCCATGTTGAGGCCTTAATACCGTCATGTGAAGcacatatacacgtgtgtacaatgacatgtaatgtaggagctccacaatttCGGCTCCTTTTACATGACATTAGATCCCTGTGTTtcgtgctgccggctgctcataactctgcattagaggtcacattacattgtacagcgCTGGCGGCCGTTCTGGATACGGGAGCCATGAAGACGAGCAGGACGCGctgtctcctaatgcagagttatgggcaGCCGGCAGCGAGGACTATGGGCAGTCGTGCTGTAGTCAGAAGTAAACCTGGTAATACAAGTCATGTAGAAAGACGATTATCggcacactccggcagtataatagtttcctatataatgtcagtataatcggaggttctctttaatattacaagttctgggcactagattctggagatgggacgctgatccagggatttattctgatttccagatttggagtcggggaggagttttcccctaattagacaattgtcatccacctcatgggggtttatcttcctctggatcaacacggtcggattataggttggtcttgatggacttgtgtcttttttcatccttagtaactgtaacacagaatgtatgaAGCTAAatttaccactaatataaagtacaacgtgttctgaaaaaacaatctcacaatgtcttggataagtaaaatcttATTCCCACTTCTGATACGTCTCCACATGGCGTAAACACGGCGGAACGTCCAAAACTCATTTTTGGcgcgacgtgtagatgagatttgttaaaatctcaccctcattgctactactgtaatacgctgcagattttctcgcaattaaatactttgcagaaaatctgcatcttatcagccccgtgtgcacatacccttaaagtgacacgtcagatttgagaaatggttctcttaaacaggtcaaaaataggccatggattccactcccagaggagtccctgacatcactgtccatatatggacagagacgtcaggggctccctctagaagcacaatttccagccaagttgacggcaacgctctggcaaatgattccgctcctagagggagcttcagtggcgctatctacaggggatgaggtgctatctgcaggggtttggcATAAGTTTGATTAAACTAAGGGGGAGATGTGCCGGCACTTGTGTAGAGAGCCGGCGGACAGGAAAGTACAACCCTGTTCCATTCTgccaatatttatttatgtgacACCTGCCCAGGGCATCAGGAGTTGGAAAGTATATAgccatgtcgtgaaggggttaattaatatgtatagaaaatattgcctacagaggtgtacacagcctttaagaggcTAATAAGCAAGTGACACCCAGACCATTTTTGGTTGCAGGTAACTAAATAGAGGCGTCCTGTGTCCCGCCACTTTCATGTGTATCCGCGTCCACAGAGGGCAGATACAGgtaaatactatggtggagcagggagccagttacgccccgccgttcgctctggtagggcacagtctcctttaggcctgcggcttacaaggtgcaggaacatcgacaccggtagtgaggacctcaacattgtaattccggctctgatcagtaaacatagaagtgtagagagaagtgtctgatatatagacagatatacagtagtcatgtattcagtccctgtgtgtttcctacagatggatccagtaggagaaatccaccagagagatgtcccagtcctctgtattcccaggactgtccagaggaaaatcacaatgtcccagagaatcatcaggtagatgaagctgagccgtatACCAGGTCTATATAGGGGGTGCGGAGCTTTTCGGTCCTGCGgtcattagggatgtcacgataccagaatttggactccgataccgatacttcgtgtagtattgcgatttcgatatcaaaacgatactttaccaatagtaataaaaaaataataaaaaagttcttccattttctgatgtgagacgcgaggtgcgatgatgaatgtaacctccatgtacctcattaatagtaattaaccccatcatgtttctcagtcataatgggttaatgtgtgaggtacatgaaggggttaattactattactgaggtacatggaggttaaattcatcatcacacctcgtgccccacaataataagtgacagaaatatatactgatagtacacaggcatatatctatatactgatagtatacaggcatatatctatatactgatagtacacaggcatacatctatatactgatagtacacaggcatacatctatatactgatagtacacaggcatatatctatatactgatagcacacaggcatatatctatacactgatagtacacaggcatatatctatatactgatagtacacaggcatatatctatatactgatagtacacaggcgtatatctatacactgatagtacacaggcatatatctatatactgatagcacacaggcatatatctatatactgatagtacacaggcgtatatctatatactgatagtacacaggcatatatctatacactgatagtacacaggcatatatctatatactgatagcacacaggcatatatctatatactgatagtacacaggcatatatctatacactgatagtacacaggcatatatctatatactgatagcacacaggcatatatctatatactgatagcacacaggcatatatctatatactgatagtacacaggcatatatctatatactgatagtacacaggcatatatctatatactgatagtacacaggcatatatctatatactgatagtacacaggcatacatctatatactgatagtacacaggcatacatctatatactgatagtacacaggcatatatctatatactgatagcacacaggcatatatctatatactgatagtacacaggcgtatatctatacactgatagtacacaggcatatatctatatactgatagcacacaggcatatatctatatactgatagtacacaggcgtatatctatatactgatagtacacaggcatatatctatacactgatagtacacaggcatatatctatatactgatagcacacaggcatatatctatatactgatagtacacaggcatatatctatacactgatagtacacaggcatatatctatatactgatagcacacaggcatatatctatatactgatagcacacaggcatatatctatatactgatagtacacaggcatatatctatatactgatagtacacaggcatatatctatatactgatagtacacaggcatatatctatatactgatagtacacaggcatacatctatatactgatagtacacaggcatacatctatatactgatagtacacaggcatatatctatacactgatagcacacaggcatatatctatacactgatagtacacaggcatatatctatacactgatagtacacaggcatatatctatatactgatagcacacaggcatatatctatatactgatagtacacaggcgtatatctatatactgatagtacacaggcatatatctatacactgatagtacacaggcatatatctatatactgatagcacacaggcatatatctatatactgatagtacacaggcatatatctatacactgatagtacacaggcatatatctatatactgatagcacacaggcatatatctatatactgatagcacacaggcatatatctatatactgatagtacacaggcatatatctatacactgatagtacacaggcatatatctatatactgatagcacacaggcatatatctatatactgatagcacacaggcatatatctatatactgatagtacacaggcatatatctatatactgatagtacacaggcatatatctatatactgatagtacacaggcatatatctatatactgatagtatacaggcatatatctatatactgatagcacagaggcatatatctatacactgatagtacacaggcatatatctatatactgatagcacacaggcatatatctatacactgatagcacacaggcatatatctatatactgatagcacacaggcatatatctatacactgatagcacacaggcatatatctatacactgatagtacacaggcatatatctatatactgatagtacacaggcatatatctatatactgatagcacacaggcatatatctatatactgatagcacacaggtgtatatctatatactgatagcacacaggcatatatctatatactgatagcacacaggcatatatctatatactgatagtacacaggcatatatctatatactgatagcacacaggcatatatctatacactgatagtacacaggcatatatctatatactgatagtacacgggcacatatctatatactgatagtacacgggcatatatctatatactgatagtacacaggcatatatctatatactgatagtacacaggcatatatctatacactgatagtacacaggcctatatctatatactgatagtacacaggcatacatctatatactgatagtatacaggcatatatctatatactgatagtacacaggcatatatctatatactgatagtacacaggcatatatctatatactgataatacacaggcagatatctatatactgatagtacacaggcatatatctatatactgatagcacacaggcatatatctatatactgatagtatacaggcgtatatctatatactgatagtacacaggcatatatctatatactgatagtacacaggcatatatctatatactgatagtacacaggcatacatctatatactgataatacacaggcatatatctatatactaatagtacacaggcatatatctatatactgatagtacacaggcatatatctatatactgatagtatacaggcgtatatctatatactgatagtacacaggcgtatatctatatactgatagtacacaggcatatatctatatactgatagtacacaggcatatatctatatactgatagtacacaggcatacatctatatactgataatacacaggcatatatctatatactaatagtacacaggcatatatctatatactgatagtacacaggcatatatctatatactgatagcacacaggcatatatctatatactgatagtacacaggcatatatctatatactgatagtacacaggcatatatctatacactgatagcacacagccatatatctatatactgatagtacacaggcatatatctatatactgatagtacacaggcatatatctatatactgatagtacacaggtatatatctatatactgatagtacacaggcacatatctatatactgatagcacacaggcatatatctatatactgatagcacacaggcatatatctatatactgatagtacacagtcatatatctatatactgatagtacacaggcctatatctatatactgatagtacacaggcatatatctatatactgatagtacacaggcatatatctatatactgatagtacagaggcatatatctatatactgatagtacacagtcatatatctatacactgatagtacacaggcatatatctatatactgatagcacacaggcatatatctatatactgatagcacacaggcatatatctatatactgatagcacacaggcatatatctatacactgatagtacacaggcatatatctatatactgatagtacacaggcatatatctatatactgatagtacacaggcatatatctatatactgatagtacacaggcatatatctatacactgatagcacacaggcatatatctatatactgatagcacacaggcatatatctatacactgatagtacacaggcatatatctatacactgataatacacaggcatatatctatatactgatagtacacaggcatatatctatatactgatagtacacaggcatatatctatacactgataatacacaggcatatatctatatactgatagtacacaggcatatatctatatactgatagtacacaggcatatatctatatactgatagaacacaggcatatatctatacactgatagtacacagccatatatctatatactgatagtacacaggcatatatctatatactgatagtacacaggcctatatctatatactgatagcacacaggcatatatctatatactgatagtacacaggcatatatctatatactgatagtacacaggcatatatctatacactgatagcacacaggcatatatctatatactgatagtacacaggcatatatctatacactgatagcacacaggcatatatctatacactgatagtacacaggcctatatctatatactgatagcacacaggcatatatctatacactgatagtacacaggcatatatctatacactgataatacacaggcatatatctatatactgatagcacacaggcatatatctatatactgatagtacacaggcatatatctatatactgatagtacacaggcatatatctatacactgatagcacacaggcatatatctatatactgatagtacacaggcatatatctatacactgatagcacacaggcatatatctatacactgatagtacacaggcctatatctatatactgatagcacacaggcatatatctatatactgatagtacacaggcatatatctatatactgatagtacacaggcatatatctatacactgataatacacaggcatatatctatatactgatagtacacaggcatatatctatacactgataatacacaggcatatatctatatactgatagtacacaggcatatatctatatactgatagtacacaggtatatatctatatactgatagcacacaggcatatatctatacactgatagaacacaggcatatattagtacacagccatatatctatatactgatagcacacaggcatatatctatatacagatagtacacaggcatatatctatatactgatagtacacaggcatatatctatatactaatagtacacaggcatatatctatatactgatagtacacaggcgtatatctatatactgatagtacacaggcatatatctatacactgatagcacacaggcatatatctatatactgatagtacactggcatatatctatatactgatagtacacaggcatatatctatatactgatagtacacaggcatatatctatacactgataatacacaggcatatatctatatactgatagtacacaggcatatatctatatactgatagtacacaggcatatatctatatactgatagtacacaggtatatatctatatactgatagcacacaggcatatatctatacactgatagaacacaggcatatattagtacacagccatatatctatatactgatagcacacaggcatatatctatatactgatagtacacaggcatatatctatatactgatagtacacaggcatatatctatatactaatagtacacaggcatatatctatatactgatagtacacaggcgtatatctatatactgatagtacacaggcatataactatatactgatagtacacaggcatatatctatatactgatagtacacaggtatatatctatatactgatagcacacaggcatatatctatatactgatagcacacaggcatatatctatacactgatagaacacaggcatatattagtacacagccatatatctatatactgatagcacacaggcatatatctatatactgatagtacacaggcatatatctatatactgatagtacacaggcatatatctatatactaatagtacacaggcatatatctatatactgacagtacacaggcatatatctatatactgacagtacacaggcatatatctatacactgatagcacacaggcatatatctatacactgatagtacacaggcctatatctatatactgatagcacacaggcatatatctatatactgatagcacacaggcatatatctatatactgatagtacacaggcatatatctatacactgataatacacaggcatatatctatatactgatagtacacaggcatatatctatatactgatagtacacaggcatatatctatacactgataatacacaggcatatatctatatactgatagtacacaggcatatatctatacactgatagcacacaggcatatatctatacactgatagtacacaggcctatatctatatactgatagcacacaggcatatatctatatactgatagtacacaggcatatatctatatactgatagtacacaggcatatatctatacactgatagcacacaggcatatatctatatactgatagtacactggcatatatctatatactgatagtacacaggcatatatctatatactgatagtacacaggcatatatctatacactgatagcacacaggcatatatctatatactgatagcacacaggcatatatctatatactgatagcacacaggcatatatctatatactgatagtacacaggcatatatctatatactgataatacacaggcatatatctatatactgatagtacacaggcatatatctatatactgatagtacacaggcatatatct
It includes:
- the LOC142718381 gene encoding gastrula zinc finger protein XlCGF66.1-like; this translates as MDKDRNEMSRRILDFTLEIIYLLSGEEYTIVKKTSGDCTSPIIHESGGWSSSPITEPPPHSRIHEKKILELIYKMTELLTGEVPIRCQDVTVYLSMEEWEYLEGHKDLYEEVMMEDYRPRTSQDLESGRSFPLIRQLSSTSWGFIFLWINTVGL